A window of the Ipomoea triloba cultivar NCNSP0323 chromosome 14, ASM357664v1 genome harbors these coding sequences:
- the LOC116004014 gene encoding uncharacterized protein LOC116004014, producing the protein MEEEEGREEQNWKHSKPVINIIYGGPEGGDSARERKQWGRQLYVGAIQHAVAPKKPRRDPIIFTDDDIPHGTVPHRDALMITIDIKGTVVRRVFVDTGSSVNVMYADTFNKLGLD; encoded by the coding sequence atggaggaagaagaaggccGGGAGGAGCAGAATTGGAAACACAGCAAACCAGTGATCAATATAATTTATGGCGGTCCGGAAGGTGGCGATTCGGCTCGGGAAAGGAAACAATGGGGTAGACAGCTTTATGTAGGGGCAATTCAACATGCAGTCGCCCCAAAGAAGCCTAGAAGGGACCCGATCATTTTTACGGATGATGATATACCGCATGGAACGGTCCCGCACCGAGATGCTCTGATGATAACCATAGATATAAAAGGAACAGTCGTTCGGCGAGTGTTTGTAGACACAGGAAGCAGTGTAAATGTGATGTATGCAGATACTTTCAATAAGCTTGGTTTAGACTAA
- the LOC116004015 gene encoding uncharacterized protein LOC116004015 → MEFVVVKLTSTHNIILGRPGLEDLGAVVSLEHLCLKFRTPEGVGVARCDQRIARSCYLKACRSIGEKDMRIHTIAEKPKQKESVERPEPAVELEEVVLEIAHPDRTVRLGLGLTKEVRESILQVLREYKMIFAWGPEDMPGIDRSVITHRLAVSPAARPVVQRKRFLATERREFVKKEVATLLKIGHIREVKYPTWLANVVLVPKPPTWRMCVDYTDLNKACPKDPFPLPRIDLLVDQTTGCALLSFMDAFRGYHQILMEKEDEEKTAFITPDGVYCYKVMPFGLKNGVYCYKVMPFGLKNSGATYKVMPFGLKNSGATFTLMPFGLKNSGATFTRMIARIFGEQLGKGMEAYVDDLLVKSKEAAEHSDDLLVKSKEAAEHSYDLLVKSKEAAEHSSELKAKSKEAAEHSSELKASFELMKKYNMRLNPKKCAFAVKG, encoded by the coding sequence ATGGAATTTGTAGTGGTCAAATTGACCTCCACTCATAATATCATCTTGGGTCGTCCGGGCTTGGAAGACCTAGGAGCAGTCGTGTCACTCGAACACCTCTGCTTGAAGTTCAGAACGCCTGAAGGAGTTGGAGTTGCAAGATGCGATCAGCGGATAGCTCGGTCTTGCTATCTTAAAGCCTGTCGTTCGATTGGGGAAAAAGACATGCGAATCCATACCATCGCAGAAAAACCCAAGCAGAAGGAATCAGTTGAACGGCCGGAGCCTGCCGTTGAGTTAGAAGAAGTCGTATTGGAGATTGCCCACCCAGACAGGACAGTGAGGTTAGGCCTCGGGCTAACCAAGGAGGTTAGAGAATCCATTTTGCAAGTATTAAGGGAGTACAAGATGATATTCGCGTGGGGGCCGGAAGACATGCCCGGGATTGACCGATCAGTGATTACACACCGATTAGCCGTCAGCCCAGCAGCCCGACCTGTGGTTCAGAGGAAAAGGTTTCTAGCCACAGAAAGACGTGAATTTGTGAAGAAAGAAGTAGCAACCCTACTCAAGATCGGCCATATCCGGGAGGTTAAATATCCAACATGGTTAGCCAATGTGGTATTGGTTCCGAAGCCTCCAACATGGAGAATGTGCGTGGACTACACCGACTTAAACAAGGCGTGTCCCAAGGACCCCTTTCCCCTTCCGAGGATAGATTTGTTGGTTGACCAGACCACCGGATGTGCCCTACTCAGTTTTATGGACGCTTTTCGTGGCTATCACCAAATTTTAATGGAGAAGGAGGACGAGGAGAAAACCGCCTTCATTACCCCAGACGGAGTTTACTGTTATAAGGTGATGCCGTTCGGTCTCAAGAACGGAGTTTACTGTTATAAGGTGATGCCGTTCGGTCTCAAGAACTCTGGTGCGACTTATAAGGTGATGCCGTTCGGTCTCAAGAACTCTGGTGCGACCTTCACTCTGATGCCGTTCGGTCTCAAGAACTCTGGTGCGACCTTCACTCGAATGATAGCTCGAATATTTGGGGAACAACTCGGCAAGGGAATGGAAGCTTACGTTGATGATTTGCTGGTCAAAAGTAAGGAAGCAGCCGAGCATTCCGATGATTTGCTGGTCAAAAGTAAGGAAGCAGCCGAGCATTCCTATGATTTGCTGGTCAAAAGTAAGGAAGCAGCCGAGCATTCCTCAGAGTTGAAAGCCAAAAGTAAGGAAGCAGCCGAGCATTCCTCAGAGTTGAAAGCCAGTTTTGAGCTAATGAAGAAATATAATATGCGGCTGAATCCAAAGAAGTGTGCCTTCGCTGTGAAAGGATGA
- the LOC116004016 gene encoding protein RKD2-like, translated as MESPSSSLCNLEYEVTSSSFSDLIDCPVLGYSLWDRHLFMPDSCFEVTPATERFNDSLSPISPTDTEQSHNGIQGCSDDTSVESSEVGEVTIVEDNSSKKEGRGRRPVPSTLSREVISSYFHMPVCQVAEELGIGETTLKERQDFEENPKDALTRSTIGVLKNRHKLLSDMPGSNLDPETLCLRNAYFKLNYLKRKLRRAMISSSPSVSSPWTPISTACIGTEGDEEDMDIPLKELLRRSKASPLSFVNVVTPVIIEGVPPNG; from the exons atggaatccccttcttcttctttatgtAACCTTGAATATGAAGTTACTTCATCCTCCTTCTCTGATCTTATTGACTGCCCAGTTTTGGGATACTCCCTTTGGGACCGTCATTTGTTCATGCCAGATAGTTGTTTCGAGGTAACCCCCGCAACGGAGCGGTTTAACGATTCCCTCTCTCCAATTTCTCCAACAGACACTGAACAGAGTCATAATGGGATCCAAG GTTGCAGTGATGACACTAGTGTGGAGAGTTCTGAGGTAGGTGAAGTGACAATTGTGGAGgataattcaagcaagaaagaAGGTAGAGGAAGGCGTCCTGTTCCATCAACGTTAAGCAGGGAGGTTATTTCCAGCTATTTCCACATGCCAGTTTGTCAAGTTGCGGAGGAGTTAGGGATAGGGGAAACGACGCTCAAGGAAAG ACAGGATTTTGAAGAAAATCCGAAGGATGCTTTGACAAGGTCGACTATAGGGGTTTTGAAAAATAGGCATAAGCTACTGTCTGACATGCCGGGTTCAAACTTAGATCCCGAGACCCTGTGTTTGAGGAATGCCTACTTCaagttaaattatttgaagAGAAAGCTTAGAAGAGCGATGATATCTTCATCTCCTTCTGTAAGCTCCCCTTGGACTCCCATTTCTACCGCATGTATTGGTACGGAGGGCGACGAGGAGGATATGGATATCCCCCTGAAAGAACTTTTGAGAAGGTCGAAGGCGAGCCCCCTCTCCTTCGTGAATGTTGTGACCCCGGTGATAATTGAAGGTGTACCCCCCAATGGATAA